Proteins from one Kazachstania africana CBS 2517 chromosome 1, complete genome genomic window:
- the EXG1 gene encoding glucan 1,3-beta-glucosidase (similar to Saccharomyces cerevisiae EXG1 (YLR300W) and SPR1 (YOR190W); ancestral locus Anc_6.99), which translates to MILKLLFTITLFFKVISSTPVPPKSSDSVQFYEKRYYDYSANEPIRGLNIGGWLVLEPYITPSLFEAFGDDVPVDEYHYCQTLGRDEAAIRLLEHWGTFYTEEDFKQIASLGFNLVRIPVGYWAFKTLESDPYVSGVQEIFLDEAIAWSKKYGLKVWVDLHGAAGSQNGFDNSGLRDAVNFLNYSENINITSEVLEYILQKYSAESYADTIIGIELLNEPLGPSIDLDKLKNDYYIPAYDYLRNTLNSNQNIIIHDAFEAYNYWDDFLTLEDGAWGITIDHHHYQVFSTGELATTMDEKIQTACQWGTGVLSEAHWTVAGEFSAALTDCTKWLNGVGIGARYDGSYVKGSDTSYYQGSCDNNEDITSWSDERKQNTRRFIEAQLDAFEMRGGWIFWCYKTETSIEWDASRLIEYGLFPQPLTDRQYPGQCSN; encoded by the coding sequence atgattttgaagctCTTATTTACCAtcactcttttctttaagGTGATATCATCAACACCTGTTCCACCAAAATCTTCAGATTCAGttcaattttatgaaaaaaGATACTACGATTATTCCGCAAATGAACCAATCCGTGGTCTTAATATCGGTGGTTGGTTAGTTCTTGAGCCATATATTACACCATCTTTATTCGAAGCTTTTGGCGATGACGTTCCTGTTGATGAATATCATTACTGTCAGACTTTAGGTCGTGATGAAGCAGCCATTAGATTGTTAGAACATTGGGGAACATTCTAcacagaagaagatttcaaaCAAATTGCATCTTTAGGATTCAATCTAGTAAGAATTCCAGTCGGTTACTGGGCTTTCAAGACTTTGGAAAGTGATCCATACGTTAGTGGTgttcaagaaatattctTGGATGAAGCTATTGCATGGTCTAAGAAATACGGTTTGAAGGTCTGGGTTGATTTACACGGTGCTGCGGGTTCTCAAAATGGTTTTGATAACTCTGGTCTAAGAGACGCAGTTAACTTCTTAAATTATAGcgaaaatatcaatattacTTCTGAAGTATTGGAATACATCTTACAGAAGTACTCTGCTGAGAGTTATGCTGACACAATCATCGgtattgaattattaaacGAACCTTTAGGTCCATCTATTGATTTagataaattgaagaatgatTATTACATTCCAGCATACGATTACTTGAGAAACACCTTAAATAGTAATCAAaacattattattcatGATGCTTTCGAGGCATATAACTACTGGGATGATTTCTTAACTTTAGAAGATGGCGCTTGGGGTATCACGATtgatcatcatcattaccAAGTGTTTTCTACAGGAGAATTAGCTACCACCATGGAcgaaaaaattcaaactgCTTGTCAATGGGGTACTGGTGTCTTGAGTGAGGCACATTGGACTGTTGCTGGTGAATTTTCTGCTGCACTAACTGATTGTACTAAGTGGTTGAACGGTGTCGGTATTGGTGCACGTTATGACGGTAGCTACGTTAAAGGTAGCGACACTTCATACTATCAAGGCTCTTGTGATAATAACGAAGATATTACCAGTTGGTCAGATGAAAGAAAGCAAAACACAAGACGTTTTATCGAAGCTCAGTTAGATGCATTCGAAATGAGAGGGGGTTGGATTTTCTGGTGTTACAAGACCGAAACCAGTATTGAATGGGATGCTTCAAGATTAATTGAATACGGATTATTCCCACAGCCATTGACTGATAGACAATATCCAGGCCAGTGTTCGAATTAA
- the GSP1 gene encoding Ran GTPase GSP1 (similar to Saccharomyces cerevisiae GSP1 (YLR293C) and GSP2 (YOR185C); ancestral locus Anc_6.90), with protein sequence MSAAPAQGEVPTFKLVLVGDGGTGKTTFVKRHLTGEFEKKYIATIGVEVHPLSFYTNFGEIKFDCWDTAGQEKFGGLRDGYYINAQCGIIMFDVTSRITYKNVPNWHRDLVRVCENIPIVLCGNKVDVKERKVKAKTITFHRKKNLQYYDISAKSNYNFEKPFLWLARKLAGNPQLEFVASPALAPPEVQVDEQLMQQYQQEMEQATALPLPDEDDADL encoded by the coding sequence ATGTCTGCTGCTCCAGCTCAAGGTGAAGTTCcaactttcaaattagTTCTTGTCGGTGATGGTGGTACCGGTAAGACCACTTTTGTCAAGAGACATTTAACTggtgaatttgaaaaaaaatatattgcTACGATTGGTGTTGAAGTTCATCCATTATCATTCTACACAAATTTCGGTGAAATCAAATTCGACTGTTGGGATACTGCTggtcaagaaaaattcgGTGGTTTAAGAGATGGTTACTACATTAATGCTCAATGTGGTATCATCATGTTCGATGTCACTTCAAGAATCACTTACAAGAATGTTCCAAACTGGCACAGAGATTTGGTCAGAGTCTGtgaaaatattccaatCGTTCTTTGTGGTAACAAAGTCGATgttaaagaaagaaaagttaaGGCTAAGACAATTACTTTCCacagaaagaagaatttacaATACTACGATATCTCTGCCAAATCTAATTACAACTTCGAAAAGCCTTTCTTATGGCTTGCAAGAAAGCTTGCTGGTAACCCACAATTAGAATTTGTCGCTTCTCCAGCTTTAGCCCCACCAGAAGTCCAAGTTGATGAACAATTAATGCAACAATATCAACAAGAAATGGAACAAGCTACCGCTCTACCATTGcctgatgaagatgacgcTGA
- the OLE1 gene encoding stearoyl-CoA 9-desaturase (similar to Saccharomyces cerevisiae OLE1 (YGL055W); ancestral locus Anc_6.106) — protein MSPTLTGTVMANAAFEEDPTRYEEVDVKHANIIATGLNKKQLRVVNGLGSFMGSKEMVDLSLKTPKLHISEQPWTFSNWYKHLNWLNIILVIVIPLIGWMVYFTNAVPLKRETFYFAIFYYGIGGLSITAGYHRLWSHRSYSAIWPLRLFFAFFGAASVEGSIKWWGHSHRIHHRYTDTKRDPYDARRGLFYSHMGWMILKPNPKYKARADISDLNDDWIVRFQHRHYIPIMVLSAFIVPSLVCGHFFDDYLGGFIYAGIIRVFMIQQATFCINSMAHYIGTQPFDDKRTPRDNWLTALVTFGEGYHNFHHEFPTDYRNAIKWYQYDPTKVFIYLSSIIGLSSNLKKFPQNAIEQGLIQQIEKKINSQKRNLNWGPRLTDLPVWNYSEFQRQIEKNERKLTIIGGVVHDVTDFINEHPGGEPLIKEALGKDATRVFSGGVYSHSNAAYNILATLRVAVINEKQNTAVTFARKRGEKYDRTKAN, from the coding sequence ATGTCTCCCACATTAACAGGTACCGTCATGGCTAATGCtgcttttgaagaagacCCAACTCGATACGAAGAGGTGGATGTTAAACATGCAAATATAATAGCTACAGGTTTGAATAAGAAGCAATTAAGAGTTGTCAACGGTCTTGGATCATTTATGGGCTCGAAAGAAATGGTTGATCTCAGTCTCAAAACTCCAAAATTACATATATCAGAACAGCCATGGAcgttttcaaattggtATAAACATTTAAACTGGTTAAACATTATACTGGTTATAGTCATACCATTGATCGGATGGATGGTATATTTCACCAATGCAGTgccattgaaaagagaaactTTTTATTTCGCTATATTTTACTATGGTATTGGAGGACTTTCAATAACTGCTGGCTATCATAGGTTATGGTCACACAGATCATATTCCGCAATATGGCCATTGAGACTgttttttgctttttttggCGCTGCATCTGTAGAAGGTTCTATTAAATGGTGGGGCCACTCTCATAGAATTCACCATAGATACACTGACACTAAGAGAGATCCATATGATGCAAGACGTGGTCTCTTTTATTCGCATATGGGTTGGATGATCTTGAAGCCAAATCCGAAATACAAAGCTAGGGCTGACATTTCTGATTTAAATGACGATTGGATAGTTAGATTTCAACACCGTCACTACATTCCTATCATGGTACTTTCCGCATTTATTGTTCCATCTCTTGTCTGTGGACATTTCTTCGACGATTATTTGGGTGGATTCATATACGCCGGAATAATAAGAGTCTTTATGATACAGCAAGCTACCTTTTGTATCAATTCAATGGCGCATTATATTGGCACACAACCTTTTGATGATAAAAGAACTCCTCGTGATAATTGGCTCACTGCATTGGTCACATTTGGTGAAGGCTACCATAATTTCCACCATGAATTTCCTACTGATTACAGAAATGCAATTAAATGGTACCAATACGATCCAACTAAAGTTTTTATTTACTTATCCTCAATAATTGGTCTTTCTTCCAATCTGAAAAAATTCCCACAAAATGCAATTGAACAAGGTTTAATTCAacagattgaaaaaaaaattaattcaCAGAAAAGAAACTTAAATTGGGGCCCAAGACTTACAGACTTACCAGTTTGGAATTATAGTGAATTTCAAAGgcaaattgaaaaaaatgaaaggaAATTAACTATTATCGGTGGAGTTGTTCATGATGTCACAGATTTCATAAATGAGCATCCCGGTGGTGAACCATTGATCAAGGAGGCATTAGGTAAAGATGCCACAAGAGTATTTAGCGGAGGTGTTTATTCTCATTCAAATGCTGCTTATAATATCTTGGCTACATTAAGAGTCGCTGTAATCAATGAGAAACAAAATACCGCTGTAACTTTTGCCCGTAAAAGAGGTGAAAAATATGACAGAACAAAGGCTAATTGA
- the KAFR0A04795 gene encoding uncharacterized protein (similar to Saccharomyces cerevisiae YOR186W and YLR297W; ancestral locus Anc_6.93) translates to MIEENTVIRSKCRVEIILSKIYNKYLSYETTTESVAKLLAANDEPYNEPIENILAILLIFFICCLIGICLLGLMLSVLLSYNQSKVSTISDEEKQ, encoded by the coding sequence ATGATAGAGGAAAATACGGTCATAAGGTCTAAATGCAGAGTGGAGATAATACTAAgtaaaatttataataaatatCTATCTTATGAGACTACTACAGAAAGTGTGGCTAAGCTACTAGCCGCAAATGATGAACCTTACAATGAAcctattgaaaatattctcGCCATActattaattttcttcatatgTTGTCTCATAGGTATATGTCTCTTGGGTTTAATGCTTTCCGTACTACTGAGTTATAATCAATCAAAAGTATCTACAATatcagatgaagaaaagcAGTAA
- the HRI1 gene encoding Hri1p (similar to Saccharomyces cerevisiae YLR301W; ancestral locus Anc_6.101), whose translation MPSLLKRISFRVAGTNNERTFTLSSVSDDGHFISLRPLIKPAGEKEVEFPFEWAFAGTNKDVDVTKVDETNVRQVFRMAFDSNVYLKVPNASSDPVDTNWKTWDSGVLQESGTIFPFGDDRAVEFEEIWQPIDIESGKLILTDSAAANGRSIVLKVTNSNKYGIIIVTGKWIQGLLGDLDDSSIKGLNFIRFVQNSDGSHQKLINYGSNVDQFPTKFDSLEKGETIDVNGVSWEVLEYHV comes from the coding sequence ATGCCATCCTTATTGAAGAGAATCTCATTCAGAGTTGCTGGAACAAACAACGAAAGAACATTTACCCTATCATCAGTTTCTGATGACGgtcattttatttctttacGTCCCCTTATTAAACCAGCTGGAGAGAAAGAAGTAGAATTTCCATTCGAATGGGCCTTCGCAGGTACAAATAAAGATGTCGACGTCACTAAAGTGGATGAGACAAATGTTAGACAAGTTTTTAGAATGGCATTTGATTCTAACGTTTACCTAAAAGTTCCAAATGCAAGTTCTGATCCTGTCGATACCAATTGGAAAACTTGGGACAGTGGAGTTCTTCAGGAATCTGGTACAATTTTCCCGTTCGGTGATGACAGAGCTGTTGAATTCGAAGAGATATGGCAAccaattgatattgaaagcggtaaattgattttaacTGATTCAGCTGCAGCAAATGGTAGATCCATCGTCCTCAAGGTCACAAACTCTAATAAGTatggtattattattgttaccGGCAAGTGGATTCAAGGTCTATTGGGCGATCTTGATGATAGCTCCATTAAAGGTTTAAACTTTATTAGATTCGTTCAAAACTCAGACGGTTCTCACCAAAAGCTTATAAATTACGGTTCTAACGTTGACCAATTCccaacaaaatttgactCTTTGGAGAAGGGGGAAACCATCGATGTCAATGGTGTTTCCTGGGAAGTTCTCGAATATCAtgtataa
- the ERV14 gene encoding cornichon family protein (similar to Saccharomyces cerevisiae ERV15 (YBR210W) and ERV14 (YGL054C); ancestral locus Anc_6.102), whose protein sequence is MGAWLFIFAVIANCINLFGQVHFTILYADLEADYINPIELCSKVNKLIMPEAALHAFISLLFLVNGYWFVFLVNLPVLAYNLNKIYTKVQLLDATEIFRTLGKHKRESFLKLGFHLLMFFFYLYRMIMALIDEGGNDY, encoded by the coding sequence ATGGGTGCCTGgttatttatttttgcTGTTATAGCAAACTGTATCAATTTATTTGGACAAGTTCATTTCACTATATTATATGCTGATTTAGAAGCAGATTATATCAACCCAATTGAATTATGCTCAAAAGTGAATAAGTTAATCATGCCAGAAGCCGCTTTACATGCATTCATaagtttattatttttagtaAACGGGTACTGGTTCGTCTTTTTGGTAAACTTACCAGTTTTAGCCTATAACTTGAACAAAATTTACACTAAAGTTCAATTATTAGATGCtactgaaattttcagGACCTTAGGTAAACATAAGAGAGAGagtttcttgaaattagGTTTCCATCTATTGatgttcttcttctacttATACAGAATGATCATGGCTTTAATCGATGAAGGTGGTAACGACTATTAG
- the ECM38 gene encoding gamma-glutamyltransferase (similar to Saccharomyces cerevisiae ECM38 (YLR299W); ancestral locus Anc_6.96), with protein MKSILIFFLFIKLSTQFLFPVQNHRTNVFKITNEFLPHQPNIDIDPLNRYPSMTPDPSLLKKGRQNAISSDLELCNNLVINDVFSKYPTANAADAAVTLSLCIGMVNFFNSGIGGGGYVTFASNNTDNHLTIDFREMAPMDAHSDMFTGLDDLASKIGGLAVAVPGELMGLWELYNKSGSGTVTWSQLLDPIIDLGYNGWQIDEALGATLKIYKDIFVAWKDDWSFVLNDNKNDVLQEGDCITRPKLSNVLKELSINGSVAPFYDPNHWIVKSMVQAINKYNGIVKEQDFANYEVHTSKPLQSRIRRGWPYAPNNDLTVLTSSGSSSGAALLSALTIMDNFPSTEGADYMDESTFQLVETMKWMASARSRLGDYTYYQTHLPENILEILSSNWTKHAVCKIKDNIRVEGNGHKSFKTLENWTMYEPLYEINDPHGTAHLSVVDKFGNAVSLTTTVNLLFGSLIHDPNTGIILNNEMDDFAQINKSNSFDLSPSIYNLIEPKKRPLSSTAPTIILNELDKPDFILGASGGSRITPSILQAIIRTYWYNMPLLETIAYPRIHHQLLPDQLEIESINMIGKETVKNLRGMGYKVVEQIPKSVINAIKWHNVEWWAVSDFWRKRGVSATN; from the coding sequence ATGAAATCCATACTGATATTCTTCCTGTTTATAAAACTTTCAACACAGTTTCTATTTCCCGTGCAGAATCACAGAACTAATGTATTCAAAATCACTAATGAATTCCTGCCACATCAACCGAATATCGATATTGACCCGTTAAATAGATATCCATCAATGACACCTGACCCTTCGTTGTTGAAAAAGGGCAGGCAAAATGCAATCTCTTCCGATTTAGAACTTTGCAATAACCTTGTAATTAATGATGTCTTTAGCAAATATCCAACTGCTAATGCTGCTGATGCCGCTGTAACTTTGTCCCTATGTATTGGTATGgttaatttcttcaattctgGAATAGGCGGAGGTGGTTACGTGACGTTCGCTTCAAATAATACCGATAACCATCTAACAATAGATTTCAGAGAAATGGCGCCTATGGATGCCCACTCTGATATGTTTACAGGCCTCGACGACTTGGCTTCCAAGATTGGCGGTTTGGCGGTGGCTGTACCAGGTGAACTTATGGGTCTTTGGGAGCTCTACAATAAAAGTGGTAGTGGTACCGTCACATGGTCCCAGTTGCTGGACCCCATAATAGATTTAGGTTACAATGGTTGGCAAATCGACGAAGCATTAGGAGCAACtctgaaaatttataaagatATATTTGTGGCTTGGAAGGACGATTGGTCCTTTGTCttaaatgataataaaaatgacgTTTTGCAGGAAGGTGACTGTATTACAAGGCCAAAACTTTCTAACgttttaaaagaattgagTATAAATGGATCTGTAGCTCCTTTCTATGACCCAAATCATTGGATAGTGAAATCTATGGTTCAAGCAATTAATAAGTACAATGGTATCGTGAAAGAACAAGATTTTGCCAATTATGAAGTACATACATCCAAACCTTTACAATCAAGAATTAGACGTGGGTGGCCATATGCCCCCAACAATGATCTTACCGTTTTAACAAGTTCTGGTTCAAGTTCTGGAGCCGCTTTACTTTCAGCTTTAACAATTATGGATAACTTTCCATCGACAGAAGGTGCTGATTATATGGATGAATCGACTTTTCAATTAGTTGAAACGATGAAGTGGATGGCTAGCGCTAGAAGTAGACTTGGTGATTATACTTATTATCAAACTCATCTCCCTGAAAATATACTGGAgattttatcttcaaattggACTAAACATGCAGTTTGTAAGATAAAAGATAATATTCGAGTGGAAGGTAATGGACacaaatcttttaaaactCTAGAAAATTGGACAATGTATGAACCTTTGTATGAAATAAATGATCCTCATGGGACTGCACATTTAAGTGTCGTTGATAAGTTTGGTAATGCGGTTTCTTTAACTACGACagttaatttattattcgGATCACTGATTCATGATCCAAACACCGGAATTATATTAAACAATGAGATGGATGATTTTGCGcaaatcaataaatcaaatagtTTCGATTTATCACCATCAATTTATAATTTGATAGAACCTAAAAAGAGACCACTGTCTTCAACAGCTCCCACGATAATCttaaatgaattagatAAGCCAGATTTCATTCTTGGTGCGTCTGGTGGATCAAGAATTACACCAAGCATTCTTCAGGCGATCATAAGAACTTACTGGTATAACATGCCGTTACTGGAAACAATAGCATATCCTAGGATACATCATCAATTACTGCCTGATCAATTAGAGATTGAAAGTATAAATATGATTGGCAAGGAGACGGTGAAAAACTTGAGAGGTATGGGTTACAAGGTTGTTGAACAAATTCCCAAGAGTGTTATCAATGCGATTAAGTGGCATAATGTGGAATGGTGGGCTGTCAGTGACTTTTGGAGGAAAAGAGGTGTTTCTGCAACGAATTAG
- the YHC1 gene encoding Yhc1p (similar to Saccharomyces cerevisiae YHC1 (YLR298C); ancestral locus Anc_6.94), protein MARYYCEYCHSYLTHDTLSVRKSHLIGKNHLKITADYYRNKYVELHEKRKVKNHNRKRNGKGQNEGQKPITLRCPKNKEKKQIVKLNRLYHDELNNTKLDTLSKLYEGSPGYSKVFIDRNRFDIGDLVKMTRLPQRANVVAGSNSNINNGTSMENRTRNEVFVNHYNEKKDILPPPMILSRWSNTLPKTSTFNDNNAIINTTIQAYKTRLQTKRPTSDVSTSTNYKRRKY, encoded by the coding sequence ATGGCAAGATATTATTGTGAATACTGCCACTCATATTTGACACATGATACTCTGAGTGTTCGTAAGTCGCATTTAATTGGTAAAAaccatttgaagataaCGGCGGATTATTATAGAAACAAATATGTTGAATTACatgagaaaagaaaagtaaaGAACCATAATAGAAAGAGGAATGGAAAAGGTCAAAATGAAGGTCAGAAACCTATAACGTTACGTTGTCCTAAAAACAAGGAAAAGAAGCAAATTGTCAAGTTAAATCGACTATATCATGATGAACTTAACAATACAAAACTTGACacactttcaaaattatacGAAGGATCCCCGGGCTACTCTAAAGTTTTTATTGATAGAAATAGGTTTGATATCGGAGATCTCGTGAAAATGACTCGACTACCACAACGTGCAAATGTCGTAGCTGGTAGCAACAgtaatattaataatggTACTTCAATGGAAAACCGAACTAGAAACGAAGTGTTTGTGAATCATTATAACGAGAAGAAAGACATTCTACCACCGCCGATGATACTAAGTCGCTGGAGTAATACACTACCGAAGACGTCGACATTCAATGACAATAATGCAATCATCAATACTACGATACAGGCGTACAAGACAAGATTACAAACGAAGAGACCAACTAGTGATGTTTCTACATCGACAAAttataaaagaagaaagtattAA